One segment of Anastrepha obliqua isolate idAnaObli1 chromosome 3, idAnaObli1_1.0, whole genome shotgun sequence DNA contains the following:
- the LOC129240524 gene encoding tigger transposable element-derived protein 2-like, which produces MSAKRKRIVVSMGTRLKVLRRIDNGESVAKICAEFNVGKSTVNDWRRDRRSIEEFCSKMESDRNLGSRCTRKKPICEVIDEALWIWFLQERRRGTPILKEKALAIHQKINIGGDFVASDGWLNRWKKRHGIHFAHVSGAKMSADTSGAAEFKAKFGEMVKTEELSPQQVYNMDETGLNIKMLPETTFLGSHEQSASGFKKNKERITVAVCSNAAGTHKIPLFVIGKSAKPRAFKNLNPSSLPVYYKSQKSAWMNSDLFKEWFNLEFVPKVKKHLKSVNLPIKAILVLDNAPTHPHDCAVDDIKLVDLPPNVTSLVQPMDQGVIESLKRRYRRKLVSEILQHSESEDKGLLEVIKKINIKDVIYMLATVFQEMPSSTFVKAWKKLWPDVENLIS; this is translated from the coding sequence ATGAGTGCAAAGCGCAAACGAATTGTGGTTTCGATGGGTACACGTTTAAAAGTGCTAAGGCGGATTGATAATGGTGAATCCGTAGCGAAAATATGTGCAGAATTTAATGTTGGAAAAAGCACTGTAAATGACTGGCGAAGAGATAGGCGTTCCATTGAGGAGTTTTGCTCGAAAATGGAATCTGATAGAAATCTGGGTAGCCGTTgtacgagaaaaaaaccgatttgcGAGGTCATCGATGAAGCTTTGTGGATCTGGTTTCTTCAAGAACGTCGAAGAGGTACAccgattttgaaagaaaaagctttGGCTATCCACCAGAAGATTAATATTGGAGGTGACTTTGTGGCAAGTGATGGTTGGCTTAATCGATGGAAGAAGCGACACGGAATTCATTTCGCACATGTAAGTGGAGCAAAAATGTCTGCTGATACTTCTGGTGCGGCAGAATTCAAGGCTAAGtttggtgaaatggttaaaacagAGGAATTATCTCCACAACAAGTCTATAATATGGACGAGACCGGGCTAAACATTAAAATGTTACCAGAAACAACTTTTCTAGGCAGTCATGAACAGTCTGCCTCtggcttcaaaaagaacaaagaacGTATTACAGTTGCCGTTTGTTCGAATGCAGCAGGGACTCATAAAATTCCTCTTTTCGTTATTGGCAAGTCTGCTAAACCACGGGCATTCAAAAACTTGAATCCATCTTCCCTTCCGGTTTATTATAAGTCGCAAAAATCAGCGTGGATGAATTCAGACTTGTTTAAAGAGTGGTTTAATTTGGAGTTTgttccaaaagttaaaaaacatttaaaaagtgtaaacttGCCTATTAAAGCAATTCTTGTGTTAGATAATGCTCCAACCCATCCTCATGACTGCGCTGTAGATGACATAAAATTAGTTGATCTTCCTCCTAATGTGACAAGCTTAGTGCAACCAATGGACCAAGGAGTGATCGAAAGCTTAAAAAGACGATACAGGCGTAAACTTGTTTCTGAAATTCTGCAACATTCGGAGAGTGAAGACAAAGGTCTCTTAGAAGTCATCAAAAAGATCAATATCAAGGACGTTATCTATATGTTAGCTACAGTATTTCAAGAAATGCCCTCTTCAACGTTTGTTAAGGCTTGGAAAAAACTTTGGCCAGATGTTGAGAATCTAATCTcatga